The Microbacterium sp. KUDC0406 genome includes a window with the following:
- the rsgA gene encoding ribosome small subunit-dependent GTPase A, which yields MSWLDADDDEDEFDEFDESDVRVRPNPKANRPRTKRRPAHEDASVGRVLGVDRGRYSVLVGEDTDDEHLITAARARELRKKPIVTGDRARVVGDRSGDEGTLGRIVGIEQRTSLLRRSADDTDQVERVIVANADQMLVVVAAADPEPRERLVDRYLVAALDAGIRPLLVVTKTDLADPAPFLAHFDGLDDLRVFTSARGQMPAEEIGSALIGHSTVFVGHSGVGKSTLVNALVPTAGRATGHVNEVTGRGRHTSSSTVSLRYQGQGGRGWVIDTPGVRSFGLGHVDPANILAAFTELAAIAEDCPRGCTHLPDAPDCALNEAAAAGRLSETGRARLDSLQRLLLTFG from the coding sequence GTGAGCTGGCTGGACGCTGACGACGACGAGGACGAGTTCGACGAGTTCGACGAGTCCGACGTGCGGGTGCGCCCGAACCCCAAGGCGAACCGGCCCCGGACCAAGCGCCGCCCGGCCCACGAGGACGCCTCGGTCGGCCGCGTGCTCGGCGTGGACCGCGGCCGCTACAGCGTACTGGTCGGCGAGGACACCGACGACGAGCACCTGATCACCGCGGCGCGCGCCCGAGAGCTCCGCAAGAAGCCGATCGTCACCGGCGACCGCGCCCGCGTCGTCGGCGACCGCTCCGGCGATGAGGGCACTCTCGGCCGCATCGTCGGCATCGAGCAGCGCACCTCGCTGCTGCGCCGCAGCGCCGACGACACCGATCAGGTGGAGCGGGTGATCGTGGCGAATGCGGACCAGATGCTGGTCGTGGTCGCCGCAGCCGATCCCGAGCCCCGCGAGCGCCTGGTCGATCGCTATCTCGTCGCTGCTCTGGATGCCGGCATCCGCCCCCTCCTGGTCGTGACCAAGACCGATCTCGCCGACCCCGCGCCCTTCCTGGCCCATTTCGACGGCCTGGACGACCTGCGCGTGTTCACCAGCGCGCGTGGGCAGATGCCCGCCGAAGAGATCGGCTCGGCCCTGATCGGGCACTCCACGGTCTTCGTCGGGCACTCCGGCGTCGGCAAGTCGACGCTCGTCAACGCACTGGTCCCCACCGCCGGACGCGCGACGGGGCACGTCAACGAGGTCACCGGCCGCGGCCGGCACACCTCCTCGTCCACGGTGTCGCTGCGCTATCAAGGTCAGGGCGGCCGCGGCTGGGTGATCGACACCCCCGGCGTGCGCTCCTTCGGCCTGGGCCATGTCGATCCGGCGAACATCCTCGCCGCCTTCACCGAGCTCGCCGCGATCGCCGAGGACTGCCCGCGCGGATGCACGCATCTTCCGGATGCCCCGGACTGCGCGCTGAACGAGGCCGCCGCAGCAGGCCGCCTGAGCGAGACCGGACGCGCGCGTCTGGACTCGCTGCAGCGACTGCTGCTCACTTTCGGCTGA
- a CDS encoding WhiB family transcriptional regulator, whose translation MDWRDKAACLTVDPELFFPVGNTGPAVDQIEKAKAVCATCTVTEICLQYALETGQDSGVWGGLSEDERRALKRRAARARRAG comes from the coding sequence ATGGATTGGCGCGACAAAGCCGCCTGCCTGACCGTCGACCCCGAGCTGTTCTTCCCCGTCGGGAACACCGGACCGGCAGTCGACCAGATCGAGAAGGCGAAGGCCGTCTGCGCCACCTGCACCGTCACCGAGATCTGCCTGCAGTACGCCCTGGAGACCGGACAGGACTCGGGCGTCTGGGGAGGCCTGTCCGAGGACGAGCGCCGCGCCCTCAAGCGCCGCGCCGCTCGCGCTCGCCGCGCCGGCTGA
- a CDS encoding sensor histidine kinase — MSTLSDLVHAQGLLSDADVEWLHRLAGDGQLLADLSSADIVIWVQTADGSFIAIAHSRPSGAATLFYRDIVSERVRPQWRTQVQSAFDSGEIIDSSSPDWFEEIPTRVRAVPIERRGQEGVVLGVITRHTNLGEARMPSRQQISFDECANDLFRMIATGEFPDLAAPTSPRRGAPRASDGLIRIDVDGITTFASPNALSAFNRMGFDDELEGESLAEVTTRLVPPSRQVDESLPVVVTGRAPWRTDIEARGVTVSLRAIPLKDHGTRIGAIVLCRDVTELRHQEQELITKDATIREIHHRVKNNLQTVASLLRIQARRTHSEDARDALTQAMRRVESIAVVHDTLASGLSQTVDFDEVFARVLKLVAEVAAAPNTRARTQHTGRFGVLPSEYATPLALALTEVVTNAVEHGLAGQEGVVTIEAHRTTENLRVIVRDTGHGLPEGRVGQGLGTQIVRTLIQGELGGTIEWKGEGGEGTEVTIDVPLRWIKA, encoded by the coding sequence GTGTCCACGCTCAGTGATCTCGTCCACGCCCAGGGGCTCCTCAGCGATGCCGACGTCGAATGGCTGCACCGTCTCGCCGGAGACGGCCAGCTGCTGGCCGACCTCTCCTCGGCCGACATCGTCATCTGGGTGCAGACGGCCGACGGATCCTTCATCGCGATCGCGCACTCGCGCCCCAGCGGTGCGGCGACGCTGTTCTACCGCGACATCGTGAGCGAGCGGGTGCGGCCTCAGTGGCGCACCCAGGTGCAGTCGGCATTCGACTCCGGCGAGATCATCGACTCCTCGTCGCCGGACTGGTTCGAGGAGATCCCCACCCGCGTGCGCGCCGTCCCGATCGAGCGCCGCGGTCAGGAGGGCGTCGTGCTCGGCGTCATCACCCGGCACACGAACCTCGGCGAGGCGCGGATGCCGTCTCGCCAGCAGATCAGCTTCGACGAGTGCGCGAACGACCTGTTCCGCATGATCGCGACGGGGGAGTTCCCCGATCTCGCGGCGCCGACCTCGCCGCGTCGCGGCGCACCGCGCGCCTCGGACGGCCTGATCCGGATCGACGTCGACGGCATCACGACCTTCGCCAGCCCGAACGCCCTGTCCGCGTTCAACCGGATGGGATTCGACGACGAGCTCGAGGGGGAGTCCCTCGCCGAGGTCACCACCCGTCTGGTGCCGCCGTCGCGGCAGGTCGACGAGTCGCTGCCGGTCGTGGTGACCGGCCGGGCGCCGTGGCGCACCGACATCGAGGCCCGCGGCGTGACGGTGTCGCTGCGGGCGATCCCGCTCAAGGATCACGGCACCAGGATCGGAGCGATCGTGCTGTGCCGCGACGTGACCGAACTGCGTCACCAGGAGCAGGAGCTGATCACCAAGGATGCGACGATCCGTGAGATCCACCATCGGGTGAAGAACAACCTGCAGACGGTCGCCTCGCTGCTGCGCATCCAGGCGCGCCGGACGCACTCCGAGGACGCAAGGGACGCGCTGACCCAGGCCATGCGCCGGGTGGAGTCGATCGCGGTGGTGCACGACACGCTCGCCAGCGGGCTTTCCCAGACCGTGGACTTCGACGAGGTGTTCGCGCGCGTGCTCAAGCTCGTCGCCGAGGTCGCCGCGGCGCCGAACACACGCGCCCGCACTCAGCACACCGGGCGATTCGGCGTGCTGCCCAGCGAGTACGCGACTCCGCTGGCGCTCGCCCTGACCGAGGTCGTCACGAACGCCGTGGAGCACGGCCTCGCCGGCCAGGAGGGCGTCGTCACGATCGAGGCGCACCGCACGACCGAGAACCTCCGGGTGATCGTGCGCGACACCGGTCACGGGCTGCCCGAGGGCCGCGTCGGTCAGGGCCTGGGGACGCAGATCGTGCGCACCCTGATCCAGGGCGAACTGGGCGGCACGATCGAGTGGAAGGGCGAGGGCGGCGAGGGCACCGAGGTGACCATCGACGTCCCGCTGCGCTGGATCAAGGCGTAA
- a CDS encoding Rv3235 family protein — MTAQEYFAPQPTPAEALPDPVPLLRGLAQGVLEVLAGVREVEQLARWLSEDAFRKLTVRSNLAARARSARGTPATRPVFRILSLRHSSPADCVLEATLVVEGPGRARAVAVRLEGMDGRWRATSLAVL, encoded by the coding sequence ATGACCGCGCAGGAGTATTTCGCACCGCAGCCGACACCGGCGGAGGCGCTGCCCGATCCGGTTCCCCTGCTCCGCGGTCTCGCGCAGGGCGTGCTCGAGGTCCTCGCCGGCGTCCGCGAGGTCGAGCAGCTCGCACGCTGGCTCAGCGAAGACGCCTTCCGCAAGCTCACCGTCCGTTCGAACCTGGCAGCACGGGCGCGCAGCGCGCGGGGCACGCCGGCGACGCGACCCGTGTTCCGCATCCTCTCGCTGCGGCACTCCTCGCCGGCCGACTGCGTGCTCGAGGCGACCCTCGTCGTGGAGGGTCCGGGGCGCGCCAGAGCCGTCGCGGTGCGACTGGAGGGGATGGACGGGCGCTGGCGCGCGACATCGCTCGCCGTGCTCTGA
- a CDS encoding helix-turn-helix domain-containing protein has product MPESSPSASRYLTPGQVAELLAVPVDEVVALVHEGRLRGAQLGSPPRWRVEEASVNDYLEDQTEVARRTALWHQSENASFPEVWGPAPRIRR; this is encoded by the coding sequence ATGCCCGAATCCTCCCCGTCCGCCTCGCGCTACCTGACGCCCGGTCAGGTCGCCGAACTCCTCGCCGTCCCGGTCGACGAGGTCGTCGCGCTCGTCCACGAGGGACGACTGCGCGGCGCACAGCTCGGATCGCCGCCGCGCTGGAGAGTCGAAGAGGCCAGCGTGAACGACTACCTCGAGGACCAGACCGAGGTCGCCCGGCGCACGGCGCTCTGGCACCAGTCCGAGAATGCCAGCTTTCCCGAGGTATGGGGCCCGGCACCGCGCATCCGGCGCTGA
- a CDS encoding SAF domain-containing protein translates to MTTHTRTRRPFYGDLRFLIGIALVIASVAGVWLLVGAARQTTPVLQASRTIVPGEPLGSSDFQVVEVGLGPLTDDYLAPQDLEPGMIAVRTIDDGELVPRSGTADADAGRTTAIVITSTGAIPASVKAGSTVELWQAPPSKDGRSFGDPRILVADAVVASVAEPEGMLSDARTDVEVVVDRADVADVLSAMNGGAAVSVIPAGPGE, encoded by the coding sequence ATGACGACGCACACGCGCACCCGTCGACCCTTCTACGGAGATCTGCGGTTCCTCATCGGCATCGCCCTGGTCATCGCGTCCGTCGCCGGTGTCTGGCTGCTCGTCGGCGCCGCCAGGCAGACCACGCCGGTTCTGCAGGCATCGCGCACCATCGTGCCCGGCGAACCCCTCGGCTCCTCGGACTTCCAGGTGGTCGAGGTCGGTCTGGGGCCACTCACCGACGACTACCTCGCCCCGCAGGACCTCGAGCCGGGGATGATCGCAGTACGCACGATCGACGATGGGGAGCTCGTACCGCGCTCCGGCACGGCGGATGCCGACGCCGGACGCACCACGGCCATCGTCATCACGAGCACCGGCGCGATCCCGGCCAGTGTGAAGGCGGGCAGCACGGTCGAGCTCTGGCAGGCGCCGCCCAGCAAGGACGGACGATCCTTCGGCGATCCCCGCATCCTGGTGGCCGACGCCGTCGTCGCGTCGGTGGCCGAGCCCGAAGGAATGCTCTCCGATGCCCGCACCGACGTCGAAGTCGTCGTCGACAGGGCCGACGTCGCCGACGTGCTCTCCGCGATGAACGGCGGGGCCGCCGTCTCCGTGATCCCGGCGGGACCGGGCGAGTGA
- a CDS encoding AAA family ATPase yields the protein MLGGDLPGPGQAITESRPSRVIAVWGPHGAPGRTTLAIQLAVELARAGRRTALLDADTTAPSLSLQLGLGDEAPGLAAACRRAELGSLDAAELSRLAVALETSAGPIDVLGGLNRPSRWPELSAARLRGALTICRDWTEEIVVDVSAAFEEEDDDYDLAAPSRHAATATVLREADEIIAVTAAEPVGVSRFVRGHAELRHLVGPTPIAVVANSVRPGPLGIDARGQVRRTLERFAGIDDVQFLPHDQRAADAALLHARPIADVLPRSPLVAAVRRLASGLDRREADPREPATAGSSRGSSRAARRLR from the coding sequence GTGCTCGGCGGGGACCTGCCCGGCCCCGGACAGGCGATCACGGAATCGCGCCCGTCCCGGGTGATCGCCGTCTGGGGCCCGCACGGCGCGCCGGGACGGACCACCCTTGCGATCCAGCTCGCCGTCGAGCTCGCCCGCGCCGGACGGCGCACGGCCCTGCTCGACGCCGACACCACGGCCCCGTCGCTCTCCCTGCAGCTCGGGCTGGGCGACGAGGCGCCAGGACTGGCCGCCGCCTGCCGTCGTGCAGAGCTGGGCAGCCTGGACGCGGCCGAGCTGTCACGACTCGCCGTGGCGCTGGAGACCTCTGCCGGCCCGATCGACGTGCTCGGCGGCCTCAACCGTCCGTCACGCTGGCCGGAGCTCAGCGCCGCCCGCCTGCGCGGCGCACTGACGATCTGCCGGGACTGGACAGAGGAGATCGTGGTCGACGTGTCCGCCGCGTTCGAGGAGGAGGACGACGACTACGATCTCGCCGCCCCCTCACGGCACGCCGCCACCGCGACGGTGCTGCGCGAGGCCGACGAGATCATCGCGGTGACGGCCGCCGAACCGGTCGGCGTCAGCCGGTTCGTGCGGGGACATGCCGAGCTGCGACACCTGGTCGGCCCCACGCCGATCGCCGTGGTCGCGAACTCCGTGCGGCCCGGTCCGCTCGGGATCGACGCCCGCGGTCAGGTCCGCAGGACCCTCGAGCGGTTCGCCGGCATCGACGACGTGCAGTTCCTGCCCCACGATCAGCGGGCCGCGGACGCCGCACTGCTGCATGCGCGCCCGATCGCCGACGTCCTGCCGCGCTCGCCGCTCGTCGCCGCCGTCCGGCGACTCGCCTCGGGACTCGACAGGCGGGAGGCCGACCCGCGCGAACCCGCTACTGCCGGTAGCTCGCGAGGAAGTTCCCGAGCCGCTCGACGGCTTCGGTGA
- a CDS encoding GntR family transcriptional regulator: protein MSRADERVLESTRVASWLRDAILDGVREPGSRLIERDLAADFGVSRVPIRDALKVLEGEGLVELRPRTWAVVREFTDHDLADLDEVREVLEPLAFRLAAQRHRREGLERLRGALEDEQTSAKAEDRVVSRRAAADFHEIVTDLADNMLLTDLMQSIRSRLRWALSQHDDLEHIAEEHVALYEAIRDRDGDRASVLAAAHIESSRRQRIEHARALHSGSITTEAAGSSR from the coding sequence GTGAGTAGAGCAGACGAACGCGTCCTGGAGTCGACCAGGGTCGCTTCGTGGTTGCGCGACGCGATCCTGGACGGCGTCCGTGAGCCGGGGAGCCGCCTGATCGAACGCGACCTCGCAGCGGACTTCGGCGTCAGCCGGGTCCCGATCAGGGACGCGCTGAAGGTGCTCGAGGGAGAGGGTCTGGTGGAGCTCCGCCCCCGCACCTGGGCGGTGGTGCGCGAGTTCACCGACCACGACCTCGCCGACCTCGACGAGGTCCGTGAAGTGCTCGAGCCCCTCGCGTTCCGGCTGGCCGCGCAGCGGCATCGCAGAGAGGGTCTGGAGCGACTGCGAGGTGCGCTCGAAGACGAGCAGACGAGCGCGAAGGCCGAGGACCGCGTCGTCTCGCGGCGCGCCGCAGCCGACTTCCACGAGATCGTCACCGACCTCGCCGACAACATGCTGCTGACGGATCTGATGCAGAGCATCCGCAGCAGACTGCGCTGGGCGCTGTCGCAGCACGACGACCTCGAGCACATCGCCGAGGAGCACGTCGCGCTCTACGAGGCGATCCGGGATCGCGACGGCGACCGGGCGAGCGTGCTCGCCGCCGCACACATCGAGAGCAGCCGCCGCCAGCGCATCGAGCACGCGCGGGCGCTGCACAGCGGCTCCATCACGACGGAGGCCGCCGGTTCCTCGCGCTAG
- a CDS encoding carbamate kinase — translation MRVVVALGGNALARRGEPMTAEYLRANVKSTMQALADLARDNEMVITHGNGPQVGLLALQNLAYQDVAAYPLDILGAETQGMIGYVVQQELSNALNGEREVAGIITTTVVDESDPAFARPTKLIGPTYSAHDAAEAAAEYRWTIAKDGNAFRRVVPSPNPLSIVQAPLIRRLLEAGSLAVCVGGGGVPVREDSKGRHIGVQAVVDKDLASAALAADIGADTLIMLTDGDYVSENWGTPQQRDILTASADAVEAMKFAEGSMQPKIDAAIRVARAGGRTLIGPLDRLDDLLARRIGTEIVPALDEGIVWVEKKGARKA, via the coding sequence ATGCGCGTCGTAGTGGCACTCGGAGGCAACGCCCTCGCCCGCCGCGGAGAGCCGATGACCGCGGAGTACCTGCGAGCGAACGTCAAGTCCACGATGCAGGCGCTGGCCGACCTCGCGCGGGACAACGAGATGGTCATCACCCACGGCAACGGGCCGCAGGTCGGCCTGCTCGCCCTGCAGAACCTCGCCTACCAGGATGTCGCCGCCTACCCGCTCGACATCCTCGGCGCCGAGACCCAGGGCATGATCGGCTACGTCGTGCAGCAGGAGCTCTCCAACGCTCTGAACGGCGAGCGCGAGGTGGCCGGCATCATCACGACCACCGTCGTCGACGAGTCCGATCCCGCCTTCGCCCGTCCCACCAAGCTCATCGGCCCGACCTACTCGGCCCATGACGCGGCCGAGGCGGCGGCCGAGTACCGCTGGACCATCGCGAAGGACGGCAACGCGTTCCGACGCGTCGTCCCCTCGCCGAACCCGCTCTCGATCGTGCAGGCGCCGCTGATCCGTCGTCTGCTCGAAGCGGGCAGCCTGGCCGTGTGCGTCGGCGGTGGCGGCGTGCCGGTCCGTGAGGACTCGAAGGGACGTCACATCGGCGTGCAGGCAGTGGTGGACAAGGACCTCGCCAGTGCTGCGCTCGCCGCGGACATCGGCGCCGACACTCTCATCATGCTCACTGACGGCGACTACGTCAGTGAGAACTGGGGCACCCCGCAGCAGCGGGACATCCTCACCGCGTCGGCCGATGCCGTCGAGGCGATGAAGTTCGCCGAGGGCTCGATGCAGCCCAAGATCGATGCCGCCATCCGGGTCGCTCGCGCCGGCGGCCGCACCCTGATCGGTCCGCTGGACCGCCTGGACGATCTGCTCGCCCGCCGGATCGGCACCGAGATCGTCCCGGCCCTGGACGAGGGCATCGTCTGGGTCGAGAAGAAGGGTGCCAGGAAGGCCTGA
- a CDS encoding DUF2877 domain-containing protein: MRAACSRTPPSASSPTGSSCSARTGRSWSRSPRPPPGPLRVPTSRPSPPTTSPKPSPCSTHIPRPPPSPRSGAQPISCCARASRRCVRPCSPRTTGPSAPSASGLIGLGEGLTPSGDDILTGLALLASQHGMLLSRSLPALAAAIDDGAERTGLLSATTMAHAAAGRGRQTLHDLVAALRDRDDAALGRTVGAALRIGHTSGADLLTGIRLAIDLERAARSAADTSPHTTEKEDHP, encoded by the coding sequence ATGCGCGCGGCGTGCAGCAGGACTCCCCCGTCCGCTTCCTCCCCGACCGGCTCGAGCTGCTCTGCGCGGACGGGCCGCTCATGGTCTCGCTCTCCGCGGCCGCCGCCTGGACCGCTCCGCGTGCCGACCTCACGGCCCTCACCGCCGACGACCTCGCCGAAGCCCTCACCCTGCTCGACGCACATCCCGCGCCCGCCCCCGTCACCTCGTTCGGGCGCGCAGCCGATCAGCTGCTGCGCGCGCGCGTCGCGACGCTGCGTGAGGCCCTGCTCTCCGCGGACGACGGGGCCGTCCGCGCCGTCGGCATCCGGTCTCATCGGCCTCGGCGAAGGCCTCACGCCCTCCGGCGACGACATCCTCACGGGGCTCGCCCTGCTCGCCTCCCAGCACGGGATGCTCCTGAGCCGATCCCTGCCCGCCCTCGCCGCGGCGATCGACGACGGCGCCGAGCGCACAGGGCTGCTCAGCGCGACGACGATGGCCCATGCCGCCGCCGGCCGCGGTCGGCAGACCCTGCATGATCTCGTCGCCGCCCTCCGCGACCGCGACGACGCGGCCCTGGGACGAACCGTCGGCGCCGCCCTCAGGATCGGCCACACCTCAGGGGCCGACCTCCTGACCGGCATCCGCCTCGCCATCGACCTCGAACGCGCGGCGCGCAGCGCCGCAGACACGTCTCCGCACACCACCGAGAAGGAGGATCATCCATGA
- a CDS encoding purine-cytosine permease family protein, protein MSDTATTDATASAEFEHEPVPLSHRKSLYTVSAVWFGFPMILTNAVPGGLVVAMLGFWQGVGAILVANAIMFVYVSLLSWRAGRTGKSFSLQAIETFGTAGYAIASGFLSTVVVGWFAFNTGATGATLSEAFGWNEMLVAAVAGLVFIAVTYLGIRALSVLGSIAAPLFIVAVIIAMVIAAQTNDFSAVFGYAGEDVPNPMTFGVAVTAIMATFADSGTMTADFTRWARNGKQAVLATITAFPIASLVAQLSGAVFVAAGAIALPAVNGGNFAPILTGTGNPWLNVFLLLFVVINLGSVCTHCLYNGALGWSHLTHSTMRLLTLILGVIGVIVAVAGAWQYFADWLALLGVLVPPLGAVLIADQIILAKRNTGRPEKKFRGNALLAWAIGAAAALSSHLFIPMLSDAVVGLVVGCVAYLALEQFSAKKEIH, encoded by the coding sequence ATGAGCGACACCGCGACCACCGACGCGACCGCCTCAGCCGAGTTCGAACACGAGCCGGTGCCCCTGAGCCATCGCAAGTCGCTCTACACCGTCTCGGCGGTGTGGTTCGGCTTCCCGATGATCCTCACCAACGCCGTCCCCGGCGGTCTGGTCGTGGCGATGCTCGGATTCTGGCAGGGTGTCGGCGCGATCCTGGTCGCCAACGCGATCATGTTCGTGTACGTGAGCCTGCTGAGCTGGCGCGCCGGACGCACCGGCAAGAGCTTCTCGCTGCAGGCCATCGAGACCTTCGGCACCGCCGGGTACGCGATCGCCTCCGGGTTCCTGTCCACCGTGGTTGTCGGCTGGTTCGCCTTCAACACCGGCGCGACCGGAGCGACGCTGAGCGAGGCCTTCGGCTGGAACGAGATGCTCGTCGCCGCGGTCGCCGGGCTCGTCTTCATCGCCGTCACCTACCTCGGCATCCGCGCGCTGTCGGTGCTCGGCAGCATCGCCGCTCCGCTGTTCATCGTCGCGGTGATCATCGCGATGGTCATCGCGGCGCAGACCAACGACTTCTCGGCCGTCTTCGGCTACGCCGGCGAGGACGTGCCCAACCCGATGACGTTCGGCGTCGCGGTCACCGCGATCATGGCGACCTTCGCCGACTCGGGCACGATGACCGCGGACTTCACCCGCTGGGCCAGGAACGGCAAGCAGGCCGTGCTCGCAACCATCACCGCGTTCCCGATCGCGAGCCTGGTCGCCCAGCTCAGTGGTGCCGTCTTCGTCGCGGCCGGCGCGATCGCGCTGCCGGCGGTGAACGGCGGCAACTTCGCCCCCATCCTCACCGGCACCGGCAACCCGTGGCTGAACGTGTTCCTCCTGCTGTTCGTGGTCATCAACCTCGGGTCCGTCTGCACGCACTGCCTCTACAACGGGGCCCTCGGCTGGTCGCACCTGACGCACTCGACCATGCGCCTGCTCACGCTCATCCTCGGAGTCATCGGCGTGATCGTCGCCGTGGCGGGCGCCTGGCAGTACTTCGCCGACTGGCTCGCCCTGCTCGGTGTCCTGGTACCGCCGCTGGGTGCGGTGCTGATCGCCGACCAGATCATCCTGGCAAAGCGGAACACCGGCCGCCCCGAGAAGAAGTTCCGCGGAAACGCGCTGTTGGCCTGGGCCATCGGCGCCGCCGCCGCGCTGAGCTCGCACCTCTTCATCCCGATGCTCTCCGACGCCGTCGTCGGCCTCGTCGTGGGATGCGTCGCCTACCTCGCCCTCGAACAGTTCTCAGCAAAGAAGGAGATCCACTGA
- a CDS encoding ankyrin repeat domain-containing protein, with translation MTSTQTADEQYLTAAAAGDLDGVRAALADGADKNAVDEEEATAILHAARGGHLDVVRALISEGVDIDAQDQTCSNPFLFGCINDQLELVTIMAEAGADLKRLTRMGGNGLTPAAEKGHLEVVRYLLENTRVNVNLTNNLGWTALIETIILGDGGPVRQQIVELLLAHGAKPGMPDPWGTSPADLARERGYDEIVAILERAAA, from the coding sequence ATGACCAGCACGCAGACCGCCGACGAGCAGTACCTCACGGCAGCCGCAGCGGGCGATCTGGACGGCGTGCGCGCCGCTCTCGCCGACGGTGCCGACAAGAACGCCGTGGACGAGGAGGAGGCGACCGCGATCCTGCACGCCGCGCGCGGCGGGCACCTCGACGTCGTACGCGCACTGATCTCCGAGGGCGTCGACATCGACGCACAGGACCAGACCTGCTCGAACCCGTTCCTGTTCGGCTGCATCAACGACCAGCTCGAGCTCGTCACGATCATGGCCGAGGCGGGCGCCGATCTGAAGCGCCTCACCCGCATGGGCGGCAACGGCCTCACCCCGGCTGCTGAGAAGGGCCACCTCGAGGTCGTGCGGTACCTGCTCGAGAACACCCGGGTCAACGTCAACCTCACCAACAACCTCGGCTGGACGGCGCTGATCGAGACCATCATCCTCGGCGACGGCGGCCCCGTGCGGCAGCAGATCGTCGAGCTGCTGCTCGCGCACGGCGCGAAGCCCGGAATGCCCGACCCGTGGGGCACCTCGCCTGCTGACCTGGCCCGAGAGCGCGGATACGACGAGATCGTCGCCATCCTCGAACGCGCAGCCGCCTAA